A genomic stretch from Arachis stenosperma cultivar V10309 chromosome 3, arast.V10309.gnm1.PFL2, whole genome shotgun sequence includes:
- the LOC130965783 gene encoding probable receptor-like protein kinase At1g33260, producing MEEEEEEVAGGEDRGAAARTRVAVRAARRRCGKTRLIEKASSGFPNFNARVCHFGAAQLCGEILEEESDVAAAKLGEIEEEPMESPSPARSEKLKRSGGSGMQFEGVRGYMSPEFQATGVATQKSDVYAFRVVMLELLSGEEPLRFRYDKKSGEFVRTSVIDVARAAGDGGEGALRRWVDKRLKDLFPIEVAEKVRQ from the coding sequence atggaagaagaagaagaagaagtggcgGGCGGTGAGGATCGTGGAGCAGCGGCAAGGACGCGGGTAGCAGTGCGAGCGGCGAGGAGGAGGTGCGGCAAGACGAGGTTGATAGAGAAGGCGAGTAGTGGCTTCCCTAATTTCAATGCTAGGGTTTGCCATTTCGGTGCCGCACAGCTTTGTGGTGAGATCCTGGAAGAGGAAAGCGATGTCGCTGCTGCGAAATTGGGAGAAATCGAGGAGGAACCCATGGAATCTCCTTCCCCGGCGAGGTCCGAAAAATTAAAACGATCGGGTGGTTCTGGCATGCAATTCGAGGGAGTGAGAGGCTACATGTCGCCGGAATTTCAGGCCACCGGCGTGGCGACGCAAAAGTCTGACGTGTACGCGTTCAGAGTGGTCATGCTGGAGCTTCTCTCCGGGGAGGAGCCGCTGAGGTTCAGGTACGACAAGAAGAGTGGAGAGTTCGTGAGGACATCTGTGATCGACGTTGCGAGGGCGGCCGGGGACGGTGGTGAGGGGGCGCTGAGGAGGTGGGTGGATAAGAGGCTGAAAGACTTGTTCCCGATTGAGGTTGCCGAAAAGGTGCGGCAGTGA
- the LOC130968421 gene encoding protein MICRORCHIDIA 6-like — MGGIEIIDLSSDDESEKVIPIAVKQEPDLVLDVKQEKSTNKGQLANRNGSRIHSVRQDSENNIFSNIPRNGLVANQGLPPADDSDISYASPICAAPLTRQFWKAGTYDDGPACKKVTVQNAKNYLHVHPMFLHSNATSHKWAFGAIAELLDNAVDEIQNGATFVLVDKTSNPKDGSPALLIQDDGGGMDPEAMRHCMSFGFSDKKSKLAIGQYGNGFKTSTMRLGADVIVFSRHMSNGILTQSIGLLSYTFLVQEKLDRIVVPMVNYEFNSSTGSLEILNGKEHFVTNLSLILRWSPYSSEEELLGQFNDVGSHGTKVIIYNLWLNDDGNLELDFDTDPEDIRIAGDVRKIDTIPAWREANEKHIAHRFRFCLRVYMSILYLRIPETFHMFLRGIVVQPHNIADDLKYPEFILYKPQVGGTVEATVVTTVGFLKEAPRVIMHGFNVYHKSRLILPFWQVVNYLDSRGRGVVGILQADFVEPTHNKQDFEKTSLFQKLEARLKEMTWEYWDVHCRLLGYREKYPVPKAKQAELNRSSYSVDAKAANENAELRKRTMRNTSEQGSNNKRKIYESVDLHNSKKHAKEENIKGVGLSQNMQVIPSPAEQMLDQETLILLEENQKLRTKCLESEKIQEELNLKVTDLRSKIEEARGQHNLLLAQLQLLDVKD, encoded by the exons ATGGGAGGCATAGAAATTATTGATTTATCTAGTGATGATGAGAGTGAAAAGGTTATTCCCATAGCGGTGAAGCAGGAGCCAGATCTTGTTTTGGATGTAAAGCAAGAAAAATCGACTAATAAAGGTCAACTGGCCAATCGAAATGGATCTCGCATTCATTCTGTTCGACAAGATtctgaaaataatattttctctaatattCCAAGGAACGGCCTGGTAGCTAATCAGGGGTTGCCACCAGCTGATGATTCAGACATTTCTTATGCGTCACCCATTTGTGCAGCACCCCTTACTAGGCAGTTTTGGAAAGCTGGGACTTACGATGATGGGCCTGCTTGTAAAAAAGTCACAGTCCAAA aTGCCAAAAACTATCTACATGTACACCCTATGTTCCTTCACTCGAATGCAACTTCACATAAGTGGGCATTTGGTG CCATAGCAGAGCTTCTCGATAATGCAGTTGATGAG ATCCAAAATGGGGCTACCTTTGTCCTTGTAGATAAAACTTCAAATCCAAAGGATGGAAGTCCAGCATTGCTGATTCAAG ATGATGGTGGTGGAATGGATCCAGAAGCAATGAGGCATTGCATGAGTTTTGGATTTTCAGATAAGAAGTCAAAGCTGGCTATTGGGCAGT ATGGTAATGGCTTTAAGACCAGTACAATGAGGCTTGGGGCTGATGTCATTGTCTTCAGTCGGCATATGAGTAATGG GATATTGACGCAAAGCATTGGACTTCTGTCATATACATTTTTGGTGCAAGAAAAGCTTGACAGAATAGTAGTACCCATG GTAAACTATGAGTTTAATTCATCAACTGGATCATTGGAGATATTAAATGGCAAAGAGCATTTTGTCACCAATTTATCTTTGATTTTGCGCTGGTCTCCATACTCCTCAGAAGAGGAACTTCTTGGACAA TTTAATGACGTTGGATCTCATGGTACTAAAGTCATTATCTACAACTTGTGGCTCAATGATGATGGGAACTTGGAGCTAGATTTTGATACGGATCCCGAG GATATACGAATTGCTGGGGATGTAAGGAAGATTGACACAATTCCTGCCTGGCGGGAAGCAAATGAGAAACATATTGCTCATCGGTTCCGTTTCTGTTTACGT GTTTATATGTCAATATTGTACTTGCGGATACCAGAAACTTTTCATATGTTTTTGAGAGGCATAGTTGTGCAGCCACATAACATTGCTGATGATCTTAAATATCCTGAATTTATCTTGTATAAACCACAAGTTGGTGGAACCGTGGAG GCAACAGTTGTGACAACAGTTGGATTCCTTAAGGAAGCTCCTCGAGTCATTATGCACGGTTTCAATGTATATCACAAAAGTCGGCTAATACTG CCATTTTGGCAGGTTGTGAACTATTTAGACAGTAGAGGCAGAGGAGTTGTTG GTATCCTGCAAGCGGATTTTGTTGAGCCAACTCATAATAAGCAAGATTTTGAGAAAACTTCTTTGTTTCAAAAGCTTGAAGCACGATTGAAGGAAATGACATGGGAATACTG GGACGTGCATTGTAGATTGCTTGGGTATCGCGAAAAATATCCAGTTCCTAAAGCGAAACAAGCCGAACTCAATAGAAGTTCCTACTCTGTTGATGCTAAAGCAGCAAATGAAAATGCTGAACTACGCAAGAGAACCATGCGAAACACATCTGAGCAAG GATCTAATAACAAGAGGAAGATATATGAATCGGTAGACCTCCATAATtcgaaaaagcatgcaaaggaAGAGAATATTAAAGGTGTTGGCTTATCTCAGAATATGCAG GTTATTCCGTCTCCTGCGGAGCAGATGCTAGACCAAGAGACCTTAATATTATTGGAAGAAAACCAGAAACTACGGACAAA ATGTTTGGAATCTGAAAAGATACAAGAAGAACTTAATCTTAAG GTAACAGATCTTAGAAGTAAAATAGAAGAAGCCAGAGGGCAGCATAATCTACTATTGGCTCAACTACAACTGCTAGATGTGAAAGATTAG